The following proteins are encoded in a genomic region of Liolophura sinensis isolate JHLJ2023 chromosome 7, CUHK_Ljap_v2, whole genome shotgun sequence:
- the LOC135470523 gene encoding uncharacterized protein LOC135470523 isoform X1, producing the protein MTDAEEYRYGVHLAKCSNSSCACMHIQERLHDGIKTLGVTTVVGDSVYSKAGSRSDEILKYAGQSLFTVIPACRDATVSFQYCFTKAPKSLTGRFVVVMSEPIKIPPFLKDFNCIPLYNVKETNEYTSLITWFDNNVTPSLRVTRRPPVRVVPKPVPDRPSQIVSEYRRPEPLPGEHSVHLSVENESSTYTSDSLSTLGTEGRNKFVSLPSLEILEHPDSGPTARQYCTDIDDCLRTEFKNDLQEGRFHLVFNHCDSAAKKRDGVLYALQTFNKRTLPFPLSYAAQLLRCNQENLRLHGLSYIEYKLLRWDAYLKSGEFEDLMTLEGELFEVLADPGPIGQFNIPQVSHIAGLYMLCLAVIRDHFDRDKTDQHKRFKNFLKERQFQIDEENDRNYYYKALQIILREAFEKGNKGSVASILQFKTTLRDFQRDHTHASLQDLKKVTERTLRQTSMYKFRNREARKMERMLTYQVIVRAVVASLKDKCGTASESAYDSHEIELQSNSDLLELLQFFSTQGIKATSVVWQEQFKQELCPLLFHDSAKIVKCIRQIVQYPVMSPKEREHLLLGHFLELFSTVGLEWRGAYSGELSKAEKCQRWKHYIGKIGGSRKPAGALVSIIFNGYSPSDDCSEMYNYGLDGDRKRRTECEILGHLGESSLILQLYAVNSSSGKFLYVMEMPPGGPLQKFLLERRSQKNWLLLQELIDIAVQVICAIEYCHRKQIIHRDIRTENFHYCKADRTLKLDNFGIASHFHGPDVTDVNADEIATLWSSPETLRDKRTSTSSDIWMLGQTLYELFMHGSWPYSPRLMTFPYEKVIYWIAYKGIKPFESSGCIPPEICRAILTCLEMEEAERPTATSLLSHFGDMQSEYHNNEVQIPHVNMEQLPYPRLCKFQVDRASKAIKGIPPELSFPDSPDGIEEHFEPDHWETDFIEDDDPEFSNLTVKTVTHESPLYQHTTEEVKTLSGPISGLIRLTAHTRQQEETVMESEWSCPNPVFLSQYVTRAIDRDDSFIDEVIQIFRDVTKTLTELHKNRCIHRDICAKHILVDPQSGQACVYRIARVKQIKRKHGVKVEGFKENWSTHEKFFKRVRWFPVEVLQDAYYSFKGDVYMLAITIWETFNIINRVRQRRSLTLPFSTISKDKLSGHLAKGAILPSPGTCCPNWLYDVMKECWSTSPAARPTMAHVNLCLERREYIPSFEFKRRTDLNKNRKASCFPQGGSMWFDGEDTVPKRPYTVDFTLCREPWVNDPSNRFTNVPRQMCNRVAKTLANIPPVDSIPQANKGDHMYEQLIPYDPTVQLEAESDAAVYDDIPSYHGSSNAMLHYE; encoded by the exons ATGACAGATGCGGAGGAATACCGGTATGGCGTTCACCTAGCTAAGTGCTCCAACTCCTCATGCGCCTGTATGCATATTCAGGAACGTTTACACGACGGCATCAAAACACTGGGTGTGACAACGGTGGTGGGTGATAGTGTATACTCCAAGGCTGGGTCGCGAAGTGACGAAATCCTCAAATACGCCGGACAGAGTTTGTTTACAGTGATTCCAGCATGTCGTGACGCGACTGTGAGTTTCCAGTACTGCTTTACCAAAGCACCAAAGAGCCTCACTGGTCGATTCGTTGTGGTAATGTCGGAGCCAATAAAAATTCCACCATTTCTAAAAGATTTTAATTGCATTCCTCTTTACAATGTTAAAGAAACGAACGAGTACACCAGTCTCATAACCTGGTTTGACAATAATGTGACACCGTCGCTAAGAGTTACTCGCAGACCACCAGTTCGAGTCGTCCCTAAACCTGTGCCTGATCGGCCCTCTCAGATTGTATCGGAGTACAGAAGACCAGAACCGTTACCTGGTGAACATAGCGTCCATTTGTCCGTGGAAAATGAAAGTAGCACTTACACCTCCGACTCCCTGTCCACCCTTGGCACTGAAGGAAGAAACAAGTTTGTGTCTCTGCCAAGCCTAGAGATCTTGGAGCATCCGGACAGCGGACCAACTGCCCGTCAATATTGTACTGACATAGATGATTGCCTTAGGACTGAGT TTAAAAACGATCTACAAGAAGGGAGGTTCCATTTGGTATTTAACCACTGTGACTCAGCGGCAAAAAAACGAGATGGGGTTCTCTACGCCTTGCAGACTTTTAACAAGCGCACGTTGCCTTTTCCATTATCCTACGCGGCCCAGCTTCTGAGATGCAACCAGGAAAATCTCCGGCTTCATGGGCTGAGCTACATCGAGTACAAACTTCTCAGATGGGATGCGTACCTGAAAAGCGGAGAGTTTGAAGACCTAATGACACTGGAAGGTGAATTGTTTGAAGTACTGGCGGATCCAGGGCCCATTGGGCAGTTCAATATTCCTCAGGTTTCGCATATCGCCGGGTTATACATGCTGTGTCTGGCTGTTATTCGGGATCATTTTGATCGTGACAAAACTGACCAACATAAACGTTTCAAGAACTTTCTGAAGGAACGGCAATTCCAGATTGATGAGGAAAATGACCGAAACTATTATTACAAGGCCCTTCAGATCATTTTACGCGAGGCTTTTGAGAAGGGAAACAAAGGAAGTGTGGCCAGTATTCTTCAGTTCAAGACTACCTTGAGAGAC TTTCAGAGAGACCACACCCATGCGTCTCTTCAAGATTTAAAGAAGGTTACAGAACGGACTCTGAGGCAAACTTCAATGTATAAATTTCGAAATCGTGAGGCCCGCAAGATGGAACGGATGTTAACGTACCAGGTCATCGTAAGGGCCGTCGTCGCCTCGCTCAAGGACAAATGTGGCACAG CTTCAGAATCAGCCTACGACAGCCATGAGATAGAGTTGCAATCCAACAGTGATTTGCTGGAGCTCTTACAATTCTTTTCCACACAAGGCATCAAGGCAACGTCAGTCGTCTGGCAGGAACAATTCAAACAAGAGCTCTGTCCACTGCTGTTTCACGACAGTGCAAAAATTGTGAAGTGTATTCGCCAGATCGTGCAGTATCCAGTTATGTCGCCGAAAGAAAGAGAGCACCTGCTTCTAGGGCACTTCTTGGAGCTGTTCTCCACGGTGGGTCTTGAATGGAGAGGCGCCTACTCTGGTGAGCTAAGTAAGGCCGAAAAGTGTCAACGATGGAAACACTACATAGGCAAGATTGGGGGCAGCAGGAAACCTGCTGGTGCACTTGTTTCTATCATTTTCAACGGTTACTCACCCAGCGATGACTGCTCAGAAATGTACAACTACGGCCTTGATGGAGATAGAAAACGTAGAACCGAATGTGAAATCCTTGGACATCTGGGAGAAAGCAGTTTGATTCTTCAGCTTTACGCTGTTAATTCCTCCTCGGGTAAGTTTTTGTACGTTATGGAAATGCCGCCCGGTGGACCTTTGCAAAAGTTCCTCTTAGAACGACGCTCACAGAAAAACTGGCTCTTATTGCAGGAGTTGATAGACATTGCAGTACAAGTGATCTGTGCCATCGAATACTGTCACAGAAAACAGATCATTCACCGAGACATCAGGACTGAGAACTTTCACTACTGTAAGGCTGACCGCACCTTGAAGCTCGATAACTTTGGGATCGCCAGTCACTTTCATGGTCCGGACGTCACCG ACGTGAATGCAGATGAGATTGCAACATTATGGTCAAGCCCTGAAACACTGAGGGACAAGAGAACTTCGACGAGTTCTGACATTTGGATGCTGGGCCAAACACTGTATGAGTTGTTCATGCATGGCAGCTGGCCGTACTCTCCTCGGTTGATGACTTTTCCATatgaaaaagttatttattgG ATCGCATACAAAGGAATCAAGCCCTTTGAATCATCAGGATGCATTCCTCCTGAAATTTGTAGAGCGATTCTCACCTGCTTGGAAATGGAAGAAGCCGAGAGACCAACAGCCACGAGCCTGCTTTCGCACTTTGGGGATATGCAGTCTGAGTATCACAATA ATGAGGTGCAGATCCCTCATGTGAACATGGAGCAGCTGCCTTACCCGCGTCTGTGTAAGTTTCAGGTTGATCGAGCATCAAAGGCAATTAAG GGAATCCCGCCTGAACTGTCTTTTCCTGATTCACCAGACG GCATAGAGGAACATTTCGAGCCAGACCACTGGGAAACTGACTTCATTGAAGACGATGATCCAGAGTTTTCAAACCTG ACTGTCAAGACCGTTACGCACGAGAGTCCGTTGTATCAGCATACAACAGAAGAAGTGAAGACTCTGTCAGGTCCAATTTCTGGTCTTATTCGACTCACAGCGCACACAAGGCAACAAGAAGAAACAGTTATG GAGTCCGAATGGAGCTGTCCAAACCCTGTATTTCTCAGTCAGTACGTAACCAGGGCAATTGACAGAGATGACTCGTTCATTGATGAAGTTATCCAGATCTTCAGGGACGTAACCAAAACTCTGACAGAACTCCACAAGAACCGATGCATTCACCGAGACATCTGCGCCAAGCACATTCTGGTTGACCCACAAAGCGGACAA GCCTGCGTGTACAGAATAGCGCGGGTAAAGCAAATCAAAAGGAAGCATGGAGTCAAAGTTGAAGGTTTCAAAGAAAACTGGTCAActcatgaaaaattcttcaagcGAGTTAGATG GTTTCCAGTAGAAGTGCTACAAGACGCATACTACTCATTTAAAGGGGACGTGTACATGTTGGCAATAACAATCTGGGAGACGTTCAACATCATCAACCGAGTAAGACAGAGGCGCTCATTAACCCTCCCATTTAGCACCATCTCAAAAGATAAG CTATCTGGTCATTTAGCCAAAGGCGCTATTCTGCCTTCCCCCGGGACCTGCTGCCCTAACTGGCTGTATGACGTTATGAAGGAGTGCTGGAGCACTTCACCTGCGGCTAGACCAACAATGGCGCATGTCAACTTGTGCTTAGAAAGAAG GGAATATATCCCATCATTTGAGTTCAAACGACGAACGGATCTTAACAAGAACAGGAAAGCAAGCTGTTTTCCGCAGGGAGGTAGTATGTGGTTTGACGGCGAGGATACAGTGCCTAAGAGACCTTACACAGTAGACTTTACCCTCTGCCGCGAACCCTGGGTCAACGACCCAAGCAATCGCTTCACGAACGTTCCAAGGCAAATGTGCAACAGGGTCGCAAAGACTTTAGCAAATATTCCACCAGTTGATTCCATTCCACAGGCGAATAAGGGGGAtcacatgtatgaacagttgatTCCATACGATCCCACTGTACAGCTGGAGGCCGAGTCGGATGCCGCGGTGTATGACGATATCCCGTCATACCATGGGAGCAGTAATGCTATGCTGCATTATGAGTAG
- the LOC135470523 gene encoding uncharacterized protein LOC135470523 isoform X2: MTDAEEYRYGVHLAKCSNSSCACMHIQERLHDGIKTLGVTTVVGDSVYSKAGSRSDEILKYAGQSLFTVIPACRDATVSFQYCFTKAPKSLTGRFVVVMSEPIKIPPFLKDFNCIPLYNVKETNEYTSLITWFDNNVTPSLRVTRRPPVRVVPKPVPDRPSQIVSEYRRPEPLPGEHSVHLSVENESSTYTSDSLSTLGTEGRNKFVSLPSLEILEHPDSGPTARQYCTDIDDCLRTEFKNDLQEGRFHLVFNHCDSAAKKRDGVLYALQTFNKRTLPFPLSYAAQLLRCNQENLRLHGLSYIEYKLLRWDAYLKSGEFEDLMTLEGELFEVLADPGPIGQFNIPQVSHIAGLYMLCLAVIRDHFDRDKTDQHKRFKNFLKERQFQIDEENDRNYYYKALQIILREAFEKGNKGSVASILQFKTTLRDFQRDHTHASLQDLKKVTERTLRQTSMYKFRNREARKMERMLTYQVIVRAVVASLKDKCGTDVNADEIATLWSSPETLRDKRTSTSSDIWMLGQTLYELFMHGSWPYSPRLMTFPYEKVIYWIAYKGIKPFESSGCIPPEICRAILTCLEMEEAERPTATSLLSHFGDMQSEYHNNEVQIPHVNMEQLPYPRLCKFQVDRASKAIKGIPPELSFPDSPDGIEEHFEPDHWETDFIEDDDPEFSNLTVKTVTHESPLYQHTTEEVKTLSGPISGLIRLTAHTRQQEETVMESEWSCPNPVFLSQYVTRAIDRDDSFIDEVIQIFRDVTKTLTELHKNRCIHRDICAKHILVDPQSGQACVYRIARVKQIKRKHGVKVEGFKENWSTHEKFFKRVRWFPVEVLQDAYYSFKGDVYMLAITIWETFNIINRVRQRRSLTLPFSTISKDKLSGHLAKGAILPSPGTCCPNWLYDVMKECWSTSPAARPTMAHVNLCLERREYIPSFEFKRRTDLNKNRKASCFPQGGSMWFDGEDTVPKRPYTVDFTLCREPWVNDPSNRFTNVPRQMCNRVAKTLANIPPVDSIPQANKGDHMYEQLIPYDPTVQLEAESDAAVYDDIPSYHGSSNAMLHYE; the protein is encoded by the exons ATGACAGATGCGGAGGAATACCGGTATGGCGTTCACCTAGCTAAGTGCTCCAACTCCTCATGCGCCTGTATGCATATTCAGGAACGTTTACACGACGGCATCAAAACACTGGGTGTGACAACGGTGGTGGGTGATAGTGTATACTCCAAGGCTGGGTCGCGAAGTGACGAAATCCTCAAATACGCCGGACAGAGTTTGTTTACAGTGATTCCAGCATGTCGTGACGCGACTGTGAGTTTCCAGTACTGCTTTACCAAAGCACCAAAGAGCCTCACTGGTCGATTCGTTGTGGTAATGTCGGAGCCAATAAAAATTCCACCATTTCTAAAAGATTTTAATTGCATTCCTCTTTACAATGTTAAAGAAACGAACGAGTACACCAGTCTCATAACCTGGTTTGACAATAATGTGACACCGTCGCTAAGAGTTACTCGCAGACCACCAGTTCGAGTCGTCCCTAAACCTGTGCCTGATCGGCCCTCTCAGATTGTATCGGAGTACAGAAGACCAGAACCGTTACCTGGTGAACATAGCGTCCATTTGTCCGTGGAAAATGAAAGTAGCACTTACACCTCCGACTCCCTGTCCACCCTTGGCACTGAAGGAAGAAACAAGTTTGTGTCTCTGCCAAGCCTAGAGATCTTGGAGCATCCGGACAGCGGACCAACTGCCCGTCAATATTGTACTGACATAGATGATTGCCTTAGGACTGAGT TTAAAAACGATCTACAAGAAGGGAGGTTCCATTTGGTATTTAACCACTGTGACTCAGCGGCAAAAAAACGAGATGGGGTTCTCTACGCCTTGCAGACTTTTAACAAGCGCACGTTGCCTTTTCCATTATCCTACGCGGCCCAGCTTCTGAGATGCAACCAGGAAAATCTCCGGCTTCATGGGCTGAGCTACATCGAGTACAAACTTCTCAGATGGGATGCGTACCTGAAAAGCGGAGAGTTTGAAGACCTAATGACACTGGAAGGTGAATTGTTTGAAGTACTGGCGGATCCAGGGCCCATTGGGCAGTTCAATATTCCTCAGGTTTCGCATATCGCCGGGTTATACATGCTGTGTCTGGCTGTTATTCGGGATCATTTTGATCGTGACAAAACTGACCAACATAAACGTTTCAAGAACTTTCTGAAGGAACGGCAATTCCAGATTGATGAGGAAAATGACCGAAACTATTATTACAAGGCCCTTCAGATCATTTTACGCGAGGCTTTTGAGAAGGGAAACAAAGGAAGTGTGGCCAGTATTCTTCAGTTCAAGACTACCTTGAGAGAC TTTCAGAGAGACCACACCCATGCGTCTCTTCAAGATTTAAAGAAGGTTACAGAACGGACTCTGAGGCAAACTTCAATGTATAAATTTCGAAATCGTGAGGCCCGCAAGATGGAACGGATGTTAACGTACCAGGTCATCGTAAGGGCCGTCGTCGCCTCGCTCAAGGACAAATGTGGCACAG ACGTGAATGCAGATGAGATTGCAACATTATGGTCAAGCCCTGAAACACTGAGGGACAAGAGAACTTCGACGAGTTCTGACATTTGGATGCTGGGCCAAACACTGTATGAGTTGTTCATGCATGGCAGCTGGCCGTACTCTCCTCGGTTGATGACTTTTCCATatgaaaaagttatttattgG ATCGCATACAAAGGAATCAAGCCCTTTGAATCATCAGGATGCATTCCTCCTGAAATTTGTAGAGCGATTCTCACCTGCTTGGAAATGGAAGAAGCCGAGAGACCAACAGCCACGAGCCTGCTTTCGCACTTTGGGGATATGCAGTCTGAGTATCACAATA ATGAGGTGCAGATCCCTCATGTGAACATGGAGCAGCTGCCTTACCCGCGTCTGTGTAAGTTTCAGGTTGATCGAGCATCAAAGGCAATTAAG GGAATCCCGCCTGAACTGTCTTTTCCTGATTCACCAGACG GCATAGAGGAACATTTCGAGCCAGACCACTGGGAAACTGACTTCATTGAAGACGATGATCCAGAGTTTTCAAACCTG ACTGTCAAGACCGTTACGCACGAGAGTCCGTTGTATCAGCATACAACAGAAGAAGTGAAGACTCTGTCAGGTCCAATTTCTGGTCTTATTCGACTCACAGCGCACACAAGGCAACAAGAAGAAACAGTTATG GAGTCCGAATGGAGCTGTCCAAACCCTGTATTTCTCAGTCAGTACGTAACCAGGGCAATTGACAGAGATGACTCGTTCATTGATGAAGTTATCCAGATCTTCAGGGACGTAACCAAAACTCTGACAGAACTCCACAAGAACCGATGCATTCACCGAGACATCTGCGCCAAGCACATTCTGGTTGACCCACAAAGCGGACAA GCCTGCGTGTACAGAATAGCGCGGGTAAAGCAAATCAAAAGGAAGCATGGAGTCAAAGTTGAAGGTTTCAAAGAAAACTGGTCAActcatgaaaaattcttcaagcGAGTTAGATG GTTTCCAGTAGAAGTGCTACAAGACGCATACTACTCATTTAAAGGGGACGTGTACATGTTGGCAATAACAATCTGGGAGACGTTCAACATCATCAACCGAGTAAGACAGAGGCGCTCATTAACCCTCCCATTTAGCACCATCTCAAAAGATAAG CTATCTGGTCATTTAGCCAAAGGCGCTATTCTGCCTTCCCCCGGGACCTGCTGCCCTAACTGGCTGTATGACGTTATGAAGGAGTGCTGGAGCACTTCACCTGCGGCTAGACCAACAATGGCGCATGTCAACTTGTGCTTAGAAAGAAG GGAATATATCCCATCATTTGAGTTCAAACGACGAACGGATCTTAACAAGAACAGGAAAGCAAGCTGTTTTCCGCAGGGAGGTAGTATGTGGTTTGACGGCGAGGATACAGTGCCTAAGAGACCTTACACAGTAGACTTTACCCTCTGCCGCGAACCCTGGGTCAACGACCCAAGCAATCGCTTCACGAACGTTCCAAGGCAAATGTGCAACAGGGTCGCAAAGACTTTAGCAAATATTCCACCAGTTGATTCCATTCCACAGGCGAATAAGGGGGAtcacatgtatgaacagttgatTCCATACGATCCCACTGTACAGCTGGAGGCCGAGTCGGATGCCGCGGTGTATGACGATATCCCGTCATACCATGGGAGCAGTAATGCTATGCTGCATTATGAGTAG